Proteins encoded by one window of Sediminicoccus rosea:
- a CDS encoding cation:proton antiporter family protein, whose product MKVRLTEHAPWRVPQRPHDAIGRPTLAIVTTLGVLIVQTGLPAFGAEMGLGHAGRLTVLGVILPSIAPRPRGCADPPAVARHLLKDPGLIAFVAIMGLRAGNPLLARGMGVRLTDAGYLAMLPAQ is encoded by the coding sequence GTGAAGGTGCGGCTCACGGAGCATGCCCCTTGGCGCGTGCCCCAGCGCCCGCATGACGCCATCGGACGGCCGACGCTTGCCATCGTCACGACCCTGGGCGTCCTGATCGTCCAGACCGGATTGCCGGCCTTCGGCGCCGAGATGGGCCTGGGCCATGCGGGCAGGCTGACGGTCTTGGGCGTCATCCTCCCCTCCATCGCGCCGCGGCCGCGCGGCTGCGCCGATCCGCCGGCGGTGGCGCGCCATCTGCTGAAGGATCCGGGCCTGATCGCCTTCGTCGCCATCATGGGCCTCCGTGCGGGCAATCCGCTGCTCGCGCGGGGCATGGGCGTGCGGCTGACGGACGCCGGTTATCTTGCCATGCTGCCGGCGCAATAG
- the aspT gene encoding aspartate-alanine antiporter, giving the protein MAWFAEFLVRYPELALFLVISIGYLIGRVRIAGFSLGPVTGSLFAGILIGQFAHVPVSGMAKSFLFLLFLFGIGYSVGPQFVQALKRDGLKPVLLAIICCVTGLLTAITVAKTLGLDAGFAAGLVSGALTESPAMGTATEAINALPLPPEERARLVAHIAVADAVCYVFGAVGAILFCSVVGPRLLGIDLKAEALALERELGITRRPPGTISAWRRIEARAYRVPEGAAVIGMTIAAAEARSGVHRLFVERVRRNGELLEGTPELVLAVGDVVAVTGPRAALLEVVGPLAEEVEDQELLDIPVSLVDVLLTSAEVAGRSVAELAREPGARSLFLRGVRRGGQELPLSPGLVLERGDMLRLAGPAPTVARAAARIGAVVAPVASTDFVVLGLAIFLGGLAGVLVTFTVGGLQISLSTSVGTLLAGLVVGHLRTRFPLFGRIPDDAVSLMTALGLAAFVAMTGLHAGPVFVSALAEAGIGLLFGGMVVTLMPMIVGLYFGRYVLRMNPILLLGGLAGAQTMTPAMAAVQDRSGSAVAVLGYTPAAPFGHILLTTWGTIIVGVIAG; this is encoded by the coding sequence ATGGCGTGGTTCGCGGAATTTCTCGTCAGATATCCGGAACTCGCGCTGTTCCTGGTCATCAGCATCGGATACCTCATCGGCCGCGTGCGGATCGCGGGCTTCAGCCTCGGTCCCGTCACCGGCTCGCTCTTCGCGGGCATCCTGATCGGACAGTTCGCGCATGTGCCGGTCTCGGGCATGGCGAAGTCCTTTCTCTTCCTGCTCTTCCTCTTCGGCATCGGCTATTCGGTCGGCCCGCAATTCGTGCAGGCGCTGAAGCGGGACGGGCTGAAGCCCGTGCTGCTCGCCATCATCTGCTGCGTCACGGGGTTGCTCACCGCCATCACCGTGGCGAAGACGCTGGGCCTGGATGCGGGCTTCGCGGCCGGCCTCGTCTCCGGCGCGCTGACCGAAAGCCCCGCCATGGGTACCGCGACCGAGGCGATCAACGCCCTGCCGCTCCCGCCCGAGGAGCGTGCGCGCCTGGTCGCGCACATCGCGGTGGCGGATGCGGTCTGCTACGTCTTCGGGGCGGTGGGTGCCATCCTGTTCTGCAGCGTGGTCGGCCCACGCCTGCTCGGCATCGACCTCAAGGCCGAGGCGTTGGCGCTGGAGCGTGAACTCGGTATCACCCGGCGTCCGCCGGGCACCATCTCCGCCTGGCGCCGCATCGAGGCGCGCGCCTATCGCGTGCCGGAGGGCGCGGCCGTCATCGGCATGACCATCGCGGCGGCGGAGGCGCGCAGCGGGGTGCACCGTCTCTTCGTCGAGCGCGTGCGGCGGAATGGCGAATTGCTGGAGGGCACGCCGGAGCTGGTGCTGGCGGTGGGCGACGTGGTGGCCGTCACCGGCCCGCGCGCCGCACTGCTCGAAGTGGTGGGCCCGCTGGCGGAGGAGGTCGAGGACCAGGAGCTGCTCGACATCCCTGTCAGCCTGGTGGACGTGCTGCTGACGAGTGCGGAGGTCGCCGGCCGCTCCGTCGCGGAGCTGGCGCGCGAGCCGGGCGCCCGCAGCCTCTTCCTGCGCGGGGTGCGCCGCGGCGGGCAGGAACTGCCGCTCTCACCCGGCCTGGTGCTGGAGCGCGGGGACATGCTCCGCCTCGCCGGGCCCGCCCCCACCGTGGCGCGTGCGGCCGCGCGCATCGGCGCGGTGGTGGCGCCGGTCGCCAGCACGGATTTCGTCGTGCTGGGCCTCGCCATCTTCCTGGGCGGGCTGGCCGGCGTGCTGGTCACCTTCACCGTGGGCGGGCTGCAGATCTCGCTCAGCACCAGCGTGGGCACGCTGCTGGCCGGGCTCGTCGTCGGCCATCTGCGTACGCGCTTCCCGCTCTTCGGCCGCATCCCGGATGACGCCGTCTCGCTGATGACGGCGCTCGGCCTCGCCGCCTTCGTGGCGATGACCGGGCTGCATGCCGGGCCGGTCTTCGTCTCGGCGCTGGCTGAGGCGGGCATTGGCCTGCTCTTCGGCGGCATGGTGGTGACGCTCATGCCAATGATCGTGGGCCTCTATTTCGGCCGCTATGTGCTGCGGATGAACCCCATCCTCCTCCTGGGCGGGCTGGCGGGCGCGCAGACCATGACGCCTGCGATGGCTGCCGTGCAGGATCGTTCGGGCAGCGCGGTCGCGGTGCTGGGCTATACGCCCGCCGCACCCTTCGGCCACATCCTGCTGACCACCTGGGGCACCATCATCGTGGGCGTGATCGCCGGATGA
- a CDS encoding phosphodiesterase: MFDFIHITDLHILPAGETNYGLDPAERLRMAVRSIAERHGPGSAAPAAFVIATGDLTHHGQPEAYAQLREILEGLPLPFHLMLGNHDERDHFRAAFPDQGVDEDGFVQQAIETEAGLFLLLDTKTPGTHAGALCEKRLAWLAARLAESEGAVFLFLHHPPMPVGIVQMDRIQMMHAAELAAVLAPHQPRIRHMFHGHLHRPLAGSWRGIPFSSIRGTAHQVALDLSERGTVPGSHEPAAYALVRVSDDAVIVHSHDYLDQSGPFDL, translated from the coding sequence ATGTTCGACTTCATCCACATCACCGACCTGCACATCCTGCCCGCCGGCGAGACCAATTACGGGCTCGACCCGGCGGAGCGGCTGCGCATGGCGGTCAGGAGCATCGCCGAGCGGCACGGCCCCGGCAGCGCAGCACCGGCTGCATTCGTGATCGCCACCGGCGACCTGACGCATCACGGCCAGCCCGAAGCCTATGCGCAGCTGCGCGAGATCCTGGAGGGGCTGCCCCTGCCCTTCCACCTGATGCTCGGCAATCATGACGAGCGCGACCATTTCCGCGCCGCCTTCCCCGATCAGGGCGTGGACGAAGACGGCTTCGTCCAGCAGGCGATCGAAACGGAGGCAGGGCTCTTCCTCCTACTCGACACCAAGACACCCGGCACCCATGCCGGTGCGCTGTGCGAGAAGCGGCTGGCCTGGCTGGCCGCCCGCCTGGCCGAGAGCGAGGGGGCGGTCTTCCTGTTCCTGCACCACCCGCCCATGCCCGTGGGCATCGTCCAGATGGATCGCATCCAGATGATGCATGCGGCCGAGCTGGCCGCCGTGCTCGCGCCGCACCAGCCGCGCATCCGGCACATGTTCCACGGCCATCTGCACCGGCCGCTGGCGGGATCATGGCGGGGCATCCCCTTCAGCTCGATCCGCGGCACCGCGCACCAGGTGGCACTCGACCTCTCCGAACGCGGAACCGTGCCGGGCAGCCATGAACCTGCCGCCTATGCCTTGGTGCGGGTGAGCGACGACGCGGTGATCGTGCACAGCCACGACTATCTCGATCAGAGCGGGCCTTTCGACCTTTGA
- a CDS encoding extracellular solute-binding protein, translating to MHRRTLLATPLAFPALAAPALAQTAPTDISIQYSIPELFRGLMEEVATAFMRANPNIRVTIRAPEPDYEAILQRNLRDAVTRQLPDVAFHGLNRQRTLVEREIPVDLKPFMAADARLAEQGYSESLLSLGQVGQLQTGIGFALSTPILYYNMEQLRRAGGNPEKLPSSWAEVAALARAIHGTAENLNGMFYDWTITGNWAWQALVFSHGGTMLSADERQVAMGNEQGQRAIAALRMLVDEGRMPDMRPNAAIADFFAGRLGISMQSTAQLGRYNREIGGRFPLVCGRYPLSAPNARLPAGGNVAMMFTRDAAKQAAAWEFIKFATGPVGATMMVNATGYMPASTIPAQREEMLGRFYRENPNHLVTFRQQDVITGWYAFPGQNALRITDTINDHLQSVVARRAEPQAALTRMAADVQALLPRR from the coding sequence ATGCATCGCCGCACCCTGCTTGCCACGCCGCTTGCCTTTCCTGCCCTGGCAGCGCCAGCCCTGGCACAGACCGCCCCCACGGACATCTCCATCCAGTATTCCATCCCGGAGCTGTTCCGCGGCCTGATGGAGGAGGTGGCCACCGCCTTCATGCGGGCCAACCCCAACATCCGCGTGACGATCCGCGCGCCCGAGCCCGATTACGAGGCCATCCTCCAGCGCAACCTGCGCGATGCGGTGACGCGCCAGTTGCCCGATGTCGCCTTCCATGGCCTGAACCGGCAGCGCACGCTGGTCGAACGCGAAATCCCGGTGGACCTCAAGCCCTTCATGGCGGCCGATGCGCGCCTCGCCGAGCAGGGTTATTCGGAGAGCCTGCTGTCGCTCGGCCAGGTCGGCCAGTTGCAGACCGGCATCGGCTTCGCGCTCTCCACGCCCATCCTCTACTACAATATGGAACAGCTGCGCCGCGCCGGCGGCAATCCGGAGAAGCTGCCCAGCAGCTGGGCCGAGGTCGCGGCGCTGGCGCGTGCCATCCATGGCACGGCCGAGAACCTGAACGGCATGTTCTACGACTGGACCATCACCGGAAACTGGGCCTGGCAGGCGCTGGTCTTCAGCCATGGCGGGACCATGCTGTCAGCCGATGAGCGCCAGGTGGCGATGGGCAATGAGCAGGGCCAGCGCGCCATCGCGGCCCTGCGCATGCTCGTGGATGAGGGCCGCATGCCCGACATGCGGCCGAACGCCGCCATCGCCGATTTCTTCGCCGGGCGCCTGGGCATCTCGATGCAGTCCACCGCCCAGCTCGGCCGCTACAACCGCGAGATCGGCGGCCGTTTCCCGCTGGTCTGCGGCCGCTACCCGCTCTCGGCCCCGAATGCGCGGCTGCCGGCCGGCGGCAATGTCGCGATGATGTTCACGCGCGACGCGGCGAAGCAGGCCGCCGCCTGGGAGTTCATCAAATTCGCGACCGGCCCGGTCGGCGCCACCATGATGGTCAACGCCACCGGCTATATGCCCGCCAGCACCATCCCGGCGCAGCGCGAGGAGATGCTGGGCCGCTTCTACCGCGAGAACCCGAACCACCTCGTCACCTTCCGCCAGCAGGATGTGATCACCGGCTGGTACGCCTTCCCCGGCCAGAACGCGCTGCGCATCACCGACACGATCAATGACCATCTGCAAAGCGTGGTGGCCCGGCGGGCCGAGCCGCAGGCGGCGCTGACCCGCATGGCGGCCGACGTGCAAGCCCTGCTGCCGCGCCGCTGA
- a CDS encoding carbohydrate ABC transporter permease, with product MVRRALTHLVLLAGAVAMLAPFVIMLSISLKPPGEVFSPQFALLPTQWHAVENYTAAFTKVPLARFMANGLFVTLCIFAAQAITALPMAYALAKLRWRGREAAFALVVLALLIPPQVPAIPLYIGLWQLGLLNTYAAIILPSTISVFGIFLMRQFFRTVPDDLIAAARMDGLSEWAIVWRIMLPTAAPAIAAFACLSFIWNWNEFFWPLIAVQEEHLMTPPLGIAFFSNAEAGTSFGPLMAAATVVTAPLALAFLLAQRAFISGVTMTGVK from the coding sequence ATGGTTAGGCGCGCGCTGACACATCTCGTGCTGCTGGCCGGTGCCGTGGCCATGCTGGCGCCCTTCGTCATCATGCTGTCCATCTCGCTGAAGCCGCCGGGCGAGGTGTTTTCACCGCAATTCGCACTCCTGCCCACGCAATGGCACGCAGTCGAGAACTACACGGCCGCCTTCACCAAGGTGCCGCTGGCGCGCTTCATGGCGAACGGGCTCTTCGTCACGCTCTGCATCTTCGCCGCCCAGGCCATCACCGCGCTGCCCATGGCCTATGCCCTGGCCAAGCTGCGCTGGCGTGGGCGCGAGGCGGCCTTCGCGCTGGTGGTGCTGGCCCTGCTGATCCCGCCGCAGGTGCCGGCCATCCCGCTCTATATCGGGCTGTGGCAGCTCGGGCTGCTCAACACCTACGCCGCCATCATCCTGCCCTCCACCATCTCGGTGTTCGGCATTTTCCTGATGCGGCAATTCTTCCGCACCGTGCCCGATGACCTGATCGCGGCGGCGCGGATGGACGGGCTGTCCGAATGGGCCATCGTTTGGCGGATCATGCTGCCGACCGCCGCACCCGCCATCGCGGCCTTCGCCTGCCTCTCCTTCATCTGGAACTGGAACGAGTTCTTCTGGCCGCTGATCGCGGTGCAGGAGGAACACCTGATGACGCCGCCCCTCGGCATCGCCTTCTTCTCGAATGCCGAGGCGGGCACCTCCTTCGGGCCGCTGATGGCGGCCGCCACGGTGGTGACCGCGCCCCTTGCCCTCGCCTTCCTGCTCGCCCAGCGCGCCTTCATCTCGGGCGTGACGATGACGGGCGTGAAATGA
- a CDS encoding carbohydrate ABC transporter permease, with product MADPRRPPSPRRAEALAGTLLALPALILMWLMLLGPAVAVGLLSLTDWNFGEPQIRFAGLDNYEEMWGDRVFWISLRNTVIYVGISVPATVMLGLLAAVAIESVGPKLRGFYRAAYFLPVASTLLAMALVWEFMFHPSVGFVNQVFRALGLPTADWLQNPDTALFALAAIGVWQNLGLAMVLFMAGLKAIPPDLYEALAMDGADGTWERFRRVTWPMLGPALVFVVAITAIRSFQVFDTVQVLTEGGPSKSTEVLLFTMVQQGFTFLRSAYGAAITMVFLLLTLAITLAQTVILDRRAHYG from the coding sequence TTGGCTGATCCGCGACGCCCACCCAGCCCCCGGCGCGCAGAGGCGCTGGCCGGCACGCTGCTGGCGCTGCCGGCCCTCATCCTGATGTGGCTCATGCTGCTGGGCCCAGCCGTCGCGGTCGGCCTGCTCTCGCTCACCGACTGGAATTTCGGCGAGCCGCAGATCCGCTTCGCCGGCCTCGACAACTACGAGGAGATGTGGGGCGACCGGGTGTTCTGGATCAGCCTGCGCAACACGGTGATCTATGTCGGCATCTCGGTGCCCGCCACGGTAATGCTCGGGCTCCTCGCCGCCGTCGCGATCGAGAGCGTGGGGCCCAAGCTGCGCGGCTTCTATCGCGCCGCCTATTTCCTGCCGGTGGCCAGCACGCTGCTGGCCATGGCGCTGGTCTGGGAGTTCATGTTCCACCCCAGTGTGGGCTTCGTGAATCAGGTCTTCCGGGCCCTGGGCCTGCCCACCGCCGACTGGCTGCAGAACCCGGACACGGCCTTGTTCGCGCTGGCCGCCATCGGCGTCTGGCAGAATCTCGGCCTGGCCATGGTGCTGTTCATGGCGGGGCTGAAAGCCATCCCGCCTGATCTGTACGAGGCGCTGGCGATGGATGGCGCCGATGGCACCTGGGAGCGTTTCCGCCGCGTGACCTGGCCGATGCTGGGCCCGGCACTGGTCTTCGTCGTCGCCATCACCGCCATCCGTAGCTTCCAGGTCTTCGACACGGTCCAGGTGCTGACCGAGGGCGGGCCCTCGAAATCCACCGAGGTGCTGCTCTTCACCATGGTGCAGCAGGGCTTCACCTTCCTGCGCTCGGCCTATGGCGCCGCCATCACGATGGTGTTCCTGCTCCTCACCCTCGCCATCACCCTGGCGCAGACCGTGATCCTGGATCGGCGGGCGCATTATGGTTAG
- a CDS encoding ABC transporter ATP-binding protein, producing the protein MLRDVTLDVSEGEFVAILGASGCGKSTLLRILAGLETADAGEVLIGDRRVDALPPKARDLAMVFQSYALYPYMTVGQNIALPLEMRRMSAIQRIPVLGRIWSGAARQAIAADVAAVAAPLGLAPLLARKPAQLSGGQRQRVALARAMVRSPAAFLMDEPLSNLDARLRAEARAEIVALTRRLGVTTLYVTHDQGEAMAMADRVAVMQAGRVLQLAPPQELYDEPASLEVARFIGSPPMNALPAHVGEDGAVMVGDVRLPWLSPARGPVMLGVRPEGWVPAGHGIPGVIALIEHLGAETLCHLEGGAVLRLAPDAARGMLAGQALRLAVRKAVLFGPDGRRLPLQAALREAALG; encoded by the coding sequence GTGTTGCGGGACGTCACGCTCGACGTCTCCGAGGGCGAGTTCGTCGCCATCCTGGGCGCGTCCGGCTGTGGCAAATCCACCCTGCTGCGGATCCTCGCCGGATTGGAAACCGCCGATGCCGGCGAGGTGCTGATCGGTGACCGCCGCGTGGATGCGCTGCCCCCCAAGGCGCGGGACCTCGCCATGGTGTTTCAGAGCTACGCCCTCTACCCCTACATGACCGTCGGCCAGAACATCGCCCTCCCGCTGGAGATGCGCCGGATGTCGGCGATCCAGCGCATTCCGGTGCTGGGGCGGATTTGGTCGGGCGCGGCGCGCCAGGCGATCGCGGCCGATGTCGCGGCCGTCGCGGCGCCGCTCGGTCTCGCGCCGCTGCTCGCCCGCAAGCCGGCGCAACTCTCCGGCGGGCAGCGCCAGCGCGTGGCCCTGGCCCGCGCGATGGTTCGCAGCCCCGCGGCCTTCCTGATGGATGAGCCGCTGTCCAACCTCGATGCGCGCCTGCGGGCGGAGGCGCGGGCCGAGATCGTGGCGCTCACCCGCAGGCTCGGCGTCACCACCCTCTACGTCACCCATGACCAGGGTGAGGCGATGGCGATGGCCGACCGCGTGGCGGTGATGCAGGCCGGCCGCGTGCTGCAATTGGCGCCGCCGCAGGAGCTCTATGACGAGCCGGCCAGTCTGGAGGTCGCCCGCTTCATCGGCTCGCCGCCCATGAACGCGCTGCCCGCCCATGTCGGCGAGGACGGCGCGGTGATGGTTGGTGATGTCCGCCTGCCCTGGCTCAGCCCGGCGCGTGGTCCGGTGATGCTAGGCGTCCGGCCCGAGGGCTGGGTGCCGGCCGGCCACGGCATCCCTGGCGTCATCGCGCTGATCGAGCATCTGGGCGCCGAGACCCTGTGCCACCTCGAGGGTGGCGCGGTGCTGCGGCTCGCACCTGACGCGGCGCGGGGGATGCTCGCGGGGCAGGCCCTGCGGCTGGCCGTGCGCAAGGCGGTGCTGTTCGGCCCGGATGGCCGGCGGCTGCCCCTGCAGGCCGCGCTGCGGGAGGCCGCGCTTGGCTGA
- a CDS encoding helix-turn-helix domain-containing protein yields MLRAAGEEAAVGFRRFAEPEDFAADLLGGQFEYLPIPGRPFSGTLRVLRLGDTVIQLAEDGAHIARAAFDPGIVGLVFPRRCHGVPPTLNGTPLQPMQVLLAPGGAEFLAQAPDPLEWGAIALPASDLEELAELTSIPGRATGSTRLLALDPVAAEALAAAYAGAAALVDAPPEILGRPDCARVLALSMRELVASALTNDAVAGPPGRATREALRVVRGAEEFLRVHLARPISRDELCVALAVSRRKLQDAFVAVVGMSPAAYLKMRRLVLARRALLDAEGGTPQVKSVALSHGFWHFGYFARDYRGLFGETPSQTLARRHGPKSA; encoded by the coding sequence ATGCTGCGTGCAGCCGGAGAGGAAGCCGCCGTCGGCTTCCGCCGCTTCGCCGAGCCGGAGGATTTCGCGGCCGACCTGCTCGGTGGGCAGTTCGAGTATCTGCCCATTCCGGGCCGCCCCTTCTCGGGCACGCTTCGCGTCCTGCGCCTCGGCGATACCGTGATCCAGCTCGCCGAGGACGGCGCCCATATCGCGCGCGCCGCCTTCGACCCCGGCATCGTCGGGCTGGTGTTTCCGCGCCGCTGCCATGGCGTTCCCCCCACCCTGAACGGCACGCCACTCCAGCCCATGCAGGTGCTCCTTGCGCCCGGTGGCGCCGAGTTCCTCGCGCAGGCGCCCGACCCGCTCGAATGGGGGGCGATCGCCCTGCCGGCGAGCGACCTGGAGGAGCTTGCCGAGTTGACGTCGATCCCCGGCCGCGCCACCGGCTCGACCCGCCTTCTGGCGCTCGACCCGGTCGCCGCCGAGGCCCTTGCCGCCGCTTATGCCGGCGCCGCGGCGCTGGTGGATGCCCCGCCCGAGATCCTGGGGCGCCCGGATTGTGCGCGGGTCCTGGCGCTGTCCATGCGCGAGCTGGTCGCGTCGGCCCTGACCAACGATGCCGTCGCGGGCCCGCCGGGACGCGCCACGCGCGAGGCCCTGCGCGTGGTGCGCGGCGCCGAGGAGTTCCTGCGCGTTCACCTCGCCCGGCCGATCAGCCGTGACGAGCTGTGCGTGGCGCTCGCCGTGTCGCGGCGCAAGCTGCAGGATGCCTTCGTGGCTGTCGTCGGGATGAGTCCCGCCGCCTACCTGAAGATGCGCCGCCTGGTGCTGGCCCGTCGCGCCCTGCTGGATGCGGAGGGCGGCACGCCGCAGGTGAAGTCGGTCGCGCTGTCGCACGGCTTCTGGCACTTCGGTTACTTCGCCCGGGATTATCGCGGGCTTTTCGGCGAGACCCCATCACAGACCCTGGCGCGGCGGCATGGCCCGAAAAGCGCCTGA